From Streptomyces sp. Edi4, one genomic window encodes:
- a CDS encoding SIS domain-containing protein, protein MTTLLYEDFAHAYVTEVGDAVRRMLTRGAEAVDLLAKATAGGGEIRAFGNGGSSAIVRSALLQLHAQAGVPVNDAMMSPATLAYSAQQDDYRTAFARSLARDIDRVDLVVVASVSGRSANILETARLCAHHRVPVLALVGGDGTQMEPADGMVWATGTTDQQISEDAMLTVLTLAATALSAGTEPLPARAEQHLHALAAVDAELLGSFLREATEAARDAIRNRRRIYVLCPDGGPLALVGEHFAHNLRWDAPLGVDGVQPPLVVCDPSLADMSAIYNDHPDPAHGVRHQLSSASPGDVVFLLAYDSAGRTTREAVNAATVAGTRPFLLHRDGPGRSGAGARGFRLPRVDDFALAALVQSLAHLLCRTTRAALTAGQAALSPDDLMARDLAPLRELSDTPSL, encoded by the coding sequence GTGACCACGCTCCTCTACGAGGACTTCGCCCACGCGTACGTGACCGAGGTGGGCGACGCCGTCCGCCGCATGCTCACCCGTGGCGCCGAGGCCGTCGACCTGCTGGCCAAGGCCACCGCCGGCGGCGGCGAGATCCGCGCCTTCGGCAACGGCGGCTCCTCGGCGATCGTCCGCTCGGCGCTCCTCCAGCTCCACGCGCAGGCCGGGGTGCCGGTGAACGACGCGATGATGAGCCCGGCGACCCTGGCCTACAGCGCCCAGCAGGACGACTACCGCACGGCCTTCGCGCGGTCGCTCGCCCGGGACATCGACAGGGTGGACCTGGTCGTCGTCGCCAGCGTCAGCGGCCGGTCGGCGAACATCCTTGAGACCGCCCGGCTCTGCGCCCACCACCGCGTGCCGGTATTGGCGCTCGTGGGCGGCGACGGCACCCAGATGGAGCCGGCCGACGGCATGGTCTGGGCGACCGGAACCACGGACCAGCAGATCAGCGAGGACGCCATGCTGACCGTGCTCACCCTGGCCGCCACCGCGCTCAGCGCCGGCACGGAGCCGCTGCCAGCCCGAGCGGAGCAGCACCTGCATGCCCTGGCCGCGGTGGACGCCGAACTGCTCGGGAGCTTCCTGCGGGAGGCGACCGAGGCCGCCCGGGACGCGATCCGCAACCGGCGCCGGATCTACGTGCTGTGCCCGGACGGCGGACCTCTCGCCCTCGTCGGCGAGCACTTCGCGCACAACCTGCGCTGGGACGCGCCGCTCGGCGTCGACGGGGTACAGCCCCCGCTCGTCGTCTGCGATCCCTCGCTGGCCGACATGAGCGCGATCTACAACGACCACCCCGACCCCGCCCACGGCGTCCGCCACCAGCTCAGCAGCGCCAGCCCCGGGGACGTGGTGTTCCTCCTGGCCTACGACTCGGCCGGCAGGACGACCCGCGAGGCCGTCAACGCCGCCACCGTGGCGGGCACCCGGCCGTTCCTGCTGCACCGGGACGGCCCCGGCCGTTCCGGCGCCGGGGCGCGTGGCTTCCGGCTGCCGCGCGTCGACGACTTCGCGCTCGCGGCCCTGGTGCAGTCCCTCGCCCATCTGCTCTGCCGGACCACCCGCGCCGCCCTCACCGCGGGCCAGGCCGCTCTGTCACCCGACGACCTCATGGCCCGTGACCTGGCGCCGCTCCGCGAACTCTCCGACACCCCGTCCCTCTGA
- a CDS encoding XRE family transcriptional regulator, with product MEPAAVDAPPANVLGALLQQLGMRPEQLIARINQRRARRGCSPLSPKAAYPWLREIPSLPQPDNQADALAVLTARAGRCITAADVGWDLPRPRTRQRHLDAPGDAPLEALLQEISQGDLMDRRNLLMLTGAAATAPALALLLGPIAEAAAAPSATRLSEKLVGSIESAVRDLREMDDSTGSASGDLTWGLGIWQSTSRVVAQARGHGPLVDRLQTAYIELSEQVGWMLFDARQQPQAQRVYHTGMRLAREAGMSLTARHSTANLVSSAAYQAAWLGHHNDAAALLDIAARTPELPSAAAAVIADRRVYAAGRRHDPDAVLRFRDEALLHLSSPDERTPWWATWLTKDSVDAATGRAWLACDQPSRAVPFLRSRVEASAPDYPRDHLYAVLDLADTVHQCGDDDQARELLDQAEGLIGTVSSQRMVHRFEALSSAVAGV from the coding sequence ATGGAGCCAGCAGCGGTTGACGCCCCGCCGGCCAATGTGCTCGGCGCCCTGTTACAGCAGTTGGGGATGCGGCCGGAGCAGCTCATCGCCCGCATCAACCAGCGGCGGGCCCGCCGCGGCTGTTCCCCCCTCAGCCCGAAGGCGGCCTACCCCTGGCTGCGCGAGATCCCCTCTCTCCCGCAGCCCGATAACCAGGCGGACGCCCTGGCCGTCCTCACCGCCAGGGCTGGACGGTGCATCACCGCGGCCGACGTCGGATGGGACCTGCCTCGTCCCAGGACCCGTCAGCGTCACCTCGACGCGCCCGGCGACGCCCCCCTGGAGGCCCTGCTCCAGGAGATCAGCCAAGGAGACCTGATGGACCGCCGCAACCTGCTCATGCTCACCGGAGCCGCAGCCACCGCCCCCGCCCTCGCGCTGCTGCTCGGCCCGATAGCGGAGGCTGCCGCCGCGCCGTCCGCCACGCGCCTGAGCGAGAAGCTCGTCGGCTCGATCGAGAGCGCGGTCCGGGACCTCCGGGAGATGGACGACTCCACCGGGAGTGCCAGCGGCGACCTCACCTGGGGCCTCGGCATCTGGCAGAGCACTTCCCGGGTCGTCGCACAGGCCCGGGGCCACGGGCCACTCGTCGACCGGCTCCAGACCGCTTACATCGAGCTGAGCGAGCAGGTCGGCTGGATGCTCTTCGACGCCCGCCAACAACCCCAGGCCCAGCGTGTCTACCACACGGGGATGCGGCTGGCGCGCGAGGCTGGAATGTCGTTGACCGCCCGTCACTCGACGGCCAATCTTGTTTCCTCCGCCGCCTACCAGGCCGCATGGCTGGGCCACCACAACGACGCTGCCGCGCTCCTCGACATCGCCGCACGGACGCCAGAGCTTCCGTCCGCAGCGGCGGCGGTGATCGCCGACCGGCGTGTCTACGCCGCAGGACGGCGGCACGACCCTGACGCGGTCCTCCGATTCCGCGACGAAGCGCTGCTCCACCTCAGCTCTCCAGACGAGCGCACACCGTGGTGGGCGACCTGGCTCACGAAGGACTCCGTGGACGCCGCCACCGGCCGGGCCTGGCTCGCCTGCGACCAGCCGTCACGGGCCGTCCCCTTCCTGCGCAGCCGCGTCGAGGCGAGTGCACCCGACTACCCGCGCGACCACCTCTACGCAGTGCTCGACCTGGCCGACACTGTTCACCAGTGCGGCGACGACGACCAGGCACGGGAACTCCTCGATCAGGCCGAAGGGCTCATCGGCACCGTCAGCTCCCAGCGCATGGTCCATCGGTTCGAAGCCCTGTCGTCGGCCGTCGCCGGCGTGTGA
- a CDS encoding thiopeptide-type bacteriocin biosynthesis protein: MPYDADRTEDAVLAVLGGAAVEAAARATSIAPDHLAEAIERYRAAGRAALDAQPSGWHQVNIRFADYPTSERAFRAYLAPALRAGPVGTWWFVRKHPHWRLRYFPAPGTDPEKAVTHVTEALDSSVSWGVAVDWRPARYEPETVAFGGPAGMTLAHELFHTDSVGVLDYFRAAAQELPGRPDAKTTSLLTMSQLMRAARLEYGEQGDVWGKVEERRPLTDDVTAEQVSTMVEPMRRLLLADVHPLDSGPLAHVRDWAEGLERSGRALEEAADSGALSLGKRGILARHVLFHWNRMGFTVRQQSIWSRAAREAVLDQ, from the coding sequence GTGCCGTACGACGCCGACCGCACCGAGGACGCCGTCCTGGCCGTACTCGGCGGCGCGGCCGTCGAAGCAGCCGCCCGCGCCACCAGCATCGCGCCTGACCACCTCGCCGAGGCGATCGAGAGATACCGGGCTGCGGGCCGGGCCGCACTGGACGCCCAACCCTCCGGCTGGCACCAGGTCAACATCCGCTTCGCTGACTACCCGACCTCGGAACGCGCCTTCCGCGCCTACCTCGCGCCCGCCCTGCGCGCCGGGCCGGTCGGAACCTGGTGGTTCGTGCGCAAGCACCCGCACTGGCGCCTGCGATACTTCCCCGCCCCGGGCACCGACCCCGAGAAGGCCGTCACGCACGTCACCGAAGCACTCGACAGTTCCGTCTCCTGGGGGGTGGCTGTGGACTGGAGACCCGCCCGGTACGAACCGGAGACCGTAGCCTTCGGCGGGCCGGCAGGAATGACGCTCGCGCACGAGCTGTTCCACACCGACAGCGTCGGCGTGCTCGACTACTTCCGCGCCGCAGCCCAGGAACTTCCCGGAAGACCCGACGCCAAGACAACGTCCCTCCTGACCATGTCCCAGTTGATGCGCGCCGCGCGGCTGGAGTACGGCGAACAGGGCGACGTATGGGGGAAAGTCGAGGAGCGCCGCCCGCTCACGGACGACGTGACCGCAGAGCAGGTCAGCACCATGGTCGAACCCATGCGACGTCTCCTGCTGGCCGATGTCCACCCGCTCGACTCCGGCCCCCTCGCCCACGTACGCGACTGGGCCGAAGGGCTGGAGCGCAGCGGCCGAGCCCTGGAAGAAGCCGCGGATAGCGGAGCGCTCAGTCTCGGTAAGCGCGGCATCCTCGCCCGCCACGTCCTCTTCCACTGGAACCGAATGGGCTTCACCGTCCGCCAACAATCCATCTGGTCCCGTGCAGCCCGGGAGGCCGTCCTTGACCAATGA
- a CDS encoding SDR family oxidoreductase has product MRAVIFGASGLLGRSVMRAFGDMTATGTAFSRSAGALVAVDATSADAIARLLGKVRPDVVVNCVGERRPAVWAGAPERARAGNVDAARLIAEGARRCGARLVHISSDYVFDGTAPPYRPDSLPNPLNAYGRWKLLAEHAVRGACPDAAILRLPVLYGPVRFATETNLTEIARQVAAGTPVELDDVCVRYPTHTDEAAEVCRRLAGALLQGQRLGSVAHWSAEQGLTKYRMALMIARRFHLPADHVRAGATDAASGDRPVDCRLDCQDLPAALGPVRRRLFDIEFPPAVEPWLTPAGPAAGRRKDPS; this is encoded by the coding sequence ATGCGAGCAGTGATCTTCGGTGCGTCCGGGCTCCTGGGCCGCTCCGTGATGCGGGCCTTCGGCGACATGACCGCGACGGGCACCGCCTTCAGCCGGAGTGCCGGCGCCCTGGTCGCGGTCGACGCGACGTCGGCCGACGCCATCGCGCGCCTGCTCGGCAAGGTGCGGCCAGACGTCGTCGTGAACTGCGTGGGCGAGCGCCGCCCCGCGGTATGGGCTGGTGCACCGGAGAGGGCCCGCGCGGGAAACGTGGACGCGGCCCGGCTGATCGCCGAAGGCGCACGCCGGTGCGGTGCCCGGCTGGTGCACATCTCCAGCGACTACGTCTTCGATGGGACGGCGCCGCCCTACCGGCCCGACAGCCTCCCGAATCCGCTGAACGCCTACGGCCGGTGGAAGCTGCTGGCCGAGCACGCCGTGCGCGGGGCCTGCCCGGACGCGGCGATCCTGCGGCTGCCCGTGCTGTACGGGCCCGTGCGGTTCGCCACCGAGACCAACCTGACCGAGATCGCCCGCCAGGTCGCTGCCGGTACCCCGGTCGAGCTGGACGACGTGTGCGTCCGCTACCCCACGCACACGGACGAGGCCGCCGAGGTGTGCCGCCGACTCGCCGGTGCCCTCCTGCAAGGGCAGCGCCTGGGCTCGGTCGCCCACTGGAGTGCGGAGCAGGGCCTGACCAAGTACCGGATGGCGCTGATGATCGCGCGCAGGTTCCACCTGCCCGCCGATCACGTCCGCGCCGGCGCGACGGACGCGGCGTCCGGGGACCGGCCGGTCGACTGCCGCCTCGACTGCCAGGACCTGCCCGCGGCCCTGGGCCCGGTCCGCCGCCGCCTGTTCGACATCGAGTTCCCGCCCGCGGTCGAGCCCTGGCTCACCCCCGCCGGACCCGCTGCGGGACGAAGGAAGGACCCATCGTGA
- a CDS encoding coenzyme F420-0:L-glutamate ligase, with translation METSNQSLAAQQKTAPATSNFCVFALEPFPELQPGDDLAGTITDVLTRTGTELQDGDVVVVASKVVSIVEKRYVDLASVTPGAEALELSAKTGKPAEIVQLILDSSDSYFLATEKGPIIARHTLGYQLTSAGIDRAGTEGAWLLPVDPDASARALRDALITFSSAEVAVVIADSDGRADRRGATCISLGAAGLAPLRVTEYAEQGGRAKRQEESFTDMVAAAAGIVLGQRGRGVPVAVLRGINFTPSDEGVASMIHRER, from the coding sequence ATGGAGACATCGAACCAGTCCCTTGCGGCCCAGCAGAAGACCGCACCCGCAACCTCTAACTTCTGCGTATTCGCTCTGGAACCCTTCCCCGAGCTCCAGCCGGGCGACGACCTGGCAGGCACCATCACCGACGTCCTCACCCGCACGGGCACCGAGCTGCAGGACGGGGACGTAGTGGTAGTGGCCTCTAAGGTCGTAAGCATCGTGGAGAAGCGGTACGTCGACCTCGCCAGCGTCACCCCCGGCGCCGAGGCCCTGGAGCTGTCCGCCAAGACGGGCAAGCCCGCCGAGATCGTGCAACTGATCCTGGACTCCAGCGACAGCTACTTCCTGGCCACCGAGAAGGGCCCGATCATCGCCCGGCACACGCTCGGCTACCAGCTCACCTCAGCCGGGATCGACCGCGCCGGGACTGAGGGTGCCTGGTTGTTGCCGGTGGACCCGGACGCCTCTGCCCGCGCTCTGCGGGACGCCCTGATCACCTTCTCTAGCGCCGAGGTCGCGGTCGTCATCGCGGATTCAGACGGCCGTGCCGACCGGCGCGGGGCCACGTGCATTTCGCTGGGGGCTGCCGGACTTGCACCCCTTCGAGTGACGGAGTACGCCGAGCAGGGTGGCAGGGCCAAGCGGCAGGAGGAATCCTTCACCGACATGGTCGCTGCGGCAGCTGGCATCGTTCTGGGCCAGCGTGGACGTGGTGTCCCCGTCGCTGTCCTCCGCGGCATCAACTTCACTCCGAGCGATGAGGGAGTAGCTTCGATGATCCATCGCGAACGGTAG
- a CDS encoding NAD(P)-dependent oxidoreductase, with protein sequence MTLLITGAAGTIGTRLATGLAAHGVPLRLLDQHPPASLPPAGADFLQADLRDQEAIEKDTIGISAVVHLAGLTHEGPFASMVEHNITGTHHVLEAARRQHVPRVVLASSHHVTGLNPVDALTTPLAPDSFYAVSKVTTEALGHLYAHKTNVQVVSVRIGSYRDRPTEPRHRATWLSPRDATALLYAAATRPLARPFLTVYGTSSNRESWWPRTGWDTLGYQPADSADQHPAPGPLADRFMGGAFADDELPT encoded by the coding sequence GTGACGCTGCTGATCACGGGGGCCGCCGGGACCATCGGCACCCGGCTGGCCACCGGCCTGGCCGCCCACGGCGTCCCGCTCCGGCTGCTCGACCAGCACCCACCCGCCAGCCTGCCGCCCGCGGGCGCCGACTTCCTACAGGCCGACCTGCGCGACCAGGAGGCGATCGAGAAGGACACCATCGGGATATCCGCCGTCGTGCACCTTGCGGGCCTCACACACGAAGGGCCGTTCGCCAGCATGGTGGAGCACAACATCACCGGCACCCACCACGTCCTGGAGGCCGCCCGCCGCCAGCACGTGCCGCGCGTGGTGCTGGCCAGCAGCCACCACGTCACCGGCCTCAACCCCGTCGACGCCCTGACCACGCCGCTGGCCCCCGACAGCTTCTACGCCGTATCCAAGGTCACCACCGAGGCCCTGGGCCACCTCTACGCCCACAAGACCAACGTACAGGTGGTCTCCGTCCGGATCGGCAGCTATCGCGACCGCCCCACCGAGCCCCGCCACCGGGCGACCTGGCTCAGCCCCCGCGACGCCACCGCCCTGCTGTACGCCGCCGCCACCCGCCCCCTGGCCCGCCCGTTCCTCACCGTGTACGGCACCTCCAGCAACCGCGAGTCGTGGTGGCCGCGCACCGGCTGGGACACCCTCGGCTACCAGCCGGCCGACAGCGCCGACCAACACCCCGCACCCGGCCCGCTGGCTGACCGCTTCATGGGCGGCGCATTCGCCGACGACGAACTCCCCACGTAG
- a CDS encoding lanthionine synthetase C family protein: protein MITAPPSPDTTLSYRQSLSHGPLGSALRHVERARRGTGDWSEVHRGLSEIGPLIDGRDASLFLGAPAMTLVLHLAADGTDRYAGALHTLDGVVAAHTRQRLTAAHARIDAGRHPAFAEYDLFRGLTGIGALLLRRQPHGAELKGVLEYLVRLTEPITPAGETLPGWWVGHAPASDTTATPGGHANAGLAHGITGPLALLALALRAGVSVDGHREAMLRICRWLDQIRQSDYRGTRWPRWISHRGPAPALPATPSWCYGTPGLARAQQLAGIVLEDGDRKRMAERALLHCLSDPGQLDKIADRGLCHGFGGLLRTVQRVAQDAEAPVIFRDRVNLITNRVLTVDAPDETGFLTGKAGAALAFQDAESGTEPQGQWDTCLLLT from the coding sequence GTGATCACCGCCCCACCGTCCCCCGACACCACCCTGTCCTACCGACAGTCGCTCTCCCACGGCCCCCTGGGCTCCGCTCTGCGGCATGTCGAGCGGGCCCGCCGCGGCACTGGAGACTGGAGCGAGGTGCACCGTGGCCTCTCGGAGATCGGGCCGCTGATCGATGGCAGAGACGCCAGCCTCTTCCTCGGCGCCCCCGCGATGACCCTCGTCCTCCACCTGGCCGCCGACGGCACCGATCGCTACGCGGGCGCGCTTCACACCCTCGACGGTGTCGTGGCCGCACACACCCGGCAGCGACTCACCGCCGCGCACGCCCGCATCGACGCTGGCCGCCACCCCGCCTTCGCCGAGTACGACCTGTTCCGTGGCCTGACCGGAATCGGCGCGCTGCTGCTGCGCCGCCAACCCCACGGTGCGGAGCTGAAGGGCGTCCTGGAGTACCTGGTGCGCCTCACCGAGCCCATCACCCCGGCGGGCGAGACCCTGCCCGGCTGGTGGGTCGGCCACGCCCCGGCCAGTGACACGACAGCCACCCCCGGCGGACACGCGAACGCGGGGCTGGCGCACGGCATCACCGGCCCCCTCGCCCTTCTCGCCCTCGCCCTTCGCGCGGGCGTCAGCGTGGACGGCCACCGGGAAGCCATGCTGCGCATCTGCCGGTGGCTCGACCAGATACGGCAGAGCGACTACCGCGGAACCCGCTGGCCGCGCTGGATCAGCCATCGCGGACCCGCGCCCGCGCTACCAGCCACCCCCTCGTGGTGCTACGGCACCCCGGGCCTGGCCCGTGCCCAGCAGCTCGCCGGCATCGTTCTCGAAGACGGCGACCGGAAGCGGATGGCCGAGCGGGCCCTTCTGCACTGTCTGAGCGACCCGGGTCAGCTCGACAAGATTGCCGACCGCGGCCTGTGCCACGGCTTCGGCGGTCTTCTCCGCACTGTGCAGCGTGTTGCCCAGGACGCCGAAGCGCCGGTCATCTTCCGCGACCGGGTCAACCTCATCACCAACAGGGTCCTGACCGTGGATGCCCCGGACGAGACGGGGTTCCTCACGGGGAAGGCCGGTGCCGCCCTCGCCTTCCAGGACGCAGAATCGGGCACCGAGCCCCAAGGGCAGTGGGACACCTGCCTCCTGCTGACGTGA
- a CDS encoding radical SAM protein produces the protein MTIAPETPTTTLHIPGFLELEITRRCQLTCPTLCFVKAGPTQGHGTMTGEDWNRVISEAAALGVKKIQLIGGEPTLHPDFAALVEHALAQGLEVRVYTNLYRVRREHWTLFSRPGVTLATSYYADTDEGHDEVTGRTGSHEATRTNIIEAHRRGIRVRVGIVDVRDGQRVEQARAELEELGITDVHIDRVRAVGNAAKGTDLPSTSELCGRCARGTAAILSDGTVTPCVIGRFLPAGQIKSAPLARVFGSPQWQQVAASIPAGRLDPCGPDCGPNDDSQGGGGTCGPADDSAIPNSAG, from the coding sequence GTGACGATCGCACCCGAAACCCCGACGACAACTCTCCATATCCCCGGCTTCCTTGAGCTGGAGATCACCCGCCGCTGCCAGCTCACGTGCCCGACGCTCTGCTTCGTCAAAGCGGGCCCGACCCAGGGGCACGGCACCATGACCGGCGAGGACTGGAACCGGGTCATCAGCGAGGCCGCCGCCCTCGGCGTCAAGAAGATCCAGCTGATCGGCGGCGAACCCACGCTCCACCCCGACTTCGCCGCGCTCGTGGAACACGCCCTCGCCCAGGGTCTCGAGGTTCGCGTCTACACCAACCTCTACCGCGTCCGCCGTGAGCACTGGACGCTTTTCAGCCGTCCCGGCGTCACCCTGGCGACGTCGTACTACGCCGACACCGACGAGGGACACGACGAGGTGACGGGGCGCACCGGCTCCCACGAGGCGACCCGCACGAACATCATCGAGGCGCACCGCCGCGGCATCCGTGTCCGGGTCGGCATCGTCGACGTGCGGGACGGACAGCGCGTCGAGCAGGCCCGCGCGGAACTGGAAGAGCTCGGCATCACGGACGTGCACATCGACCGCGTCCGCGCCGTCGGCAACGCGGCCAAGGGCACCGATCTGCCGTCCACGTCCGAGCTGTGCGGCCGGTGCGCCAGGGGCACCGCCGCGATCCTGTCGGACGGCACCGTGACCCCCTGCGTGATCGGCCGTTTCCTCCCGGCCGGGCAGATCAAGAGCGCCCCGCTGGCACGGGTCTTCGGCTCTCCGCAGTGGCAGCAGGTCGCCGCGAGCATCCCGGCCGGCCGCCTCGACCCGTGCGGCCCGGACTGCGGCCCCAACGACGACAGCCAGGGTGGCGGCGGAACCTGCGGCCCCGCCGACGACAGCGCCATCCCGAACTCTGCGGGCTGA
- a CDS encoding shikimate dehydrogenase, protein MKQLAVLGSPIGQALSPVLHRAAYQALGLDWSYRPIDCTPDRLASFFAGLDDGWAGLSLTMPLKRVAVPLLDEVSQTVKATGTANTVTVRDGRLLGENTDVDGMLQTLLDAGITRAESACVLGTGATAATALAVLHTLGCREVTAVARTPARADELARAAERIGVALRIRPWHEAARHLHAGLVVSALPPGAADPLAPRWKSAGNTLLDVVYWPWPTPLAQAARRAGSTVIGGLMMLVHQAARQVELQAGRTPAPLAAMRKAAEGALGTLTSNA, encoded by the coding sequence ATGAAGCAGCTCGCCGTGCTCGGTTCCCCGATCGGCCAGGCCCTGTCCCCGGTGCTGCACCGCGCCGCCTACCAGGCGCTCGGCCTGGACTGGAGCTACCGCCCCATCGACTGCACCCCCGACCGCCTCGCCTCCTTCTTCGCCGGTCTGGACGACGGCTGGGCGGGGCTGTCGCTGACCATGCCGCTCAAGCGCGTCGCCGTCCCCCTGCTCGACGAGGTCTCGCAGACCGTGAAGGCCACCGGCACCGCCAACACCGTCACCGTGCGCGACGGCCGGCTCCTGGGCGAGAACACCGACGTCGACGGCATGCTCCAGACCCTCCTCGACGCCGGGATCACCCGGGCGGAATCGGCGTGCGTGCTCGGGACGGGCGCGACCGCCGCCACCGCCCTGGCCGTCCTGCACACCCTCGGCTGCCGTGAGGTGACCGCCGTCGCCCGCACCCCCGCCCGCGCCGACGAGCTGGCGCGCGCAGCTGAGCGCATCGGGGTCGCCCTGCGTATCCGGCCGTGGCACGAGGCCGCCCGGCACCTTCACGCGGGTCTAGTCGTCTCCGCCCTCCCGCCCGGGGCAGCCGACCCGCTCGCCCCGCGGTGGAAGTCGGCGGGCAACACACTGCTCGACGTCGTGTACTGGCCCTGGCCCACCCCGCTCGCCCAGGCCGCCCGCCGCGCGGGCAGCACTGTCATCGGCGGCCTGATGATGCTCGTGCACCAGGCCGCCCGGCAGGTCGAACTCCAGGCCGGCCGCACTCCGGCGCCCCTGGCCGCGATGCGGAAAGCCGCCGAAGGCGCCCTCGGCACCCTCACGTCGAACGCGTAG
- a CDS encoding methyltransferase domain-containing protein: MKDWEAAAQRLAAGTVIRPESRWYQPVATTPRHLFVPRWWTRATNGDGEEVWQLRDGVSDTEAWMRDTYADTTLVTRVGSLHADHAEAGQTPARGRTGRSTSSSTLPALILTMYRAAWITDTSRLLLTCGSGYGTALACARLDEKQVTSVDVDPYLVHAARKRLAEAGHHPRLEVCDLTGDLPEGTYDRIISTVAVPAVPVSWLEALAPGGRLVTTIADTGLVIVADKTPDGGAVGHVAPEAAGFMSARHGEDYDDTFPENPPVWQTAQHAEGESVTTSRYPLMYVPDTWDVRSTLELIVPGIDHRQRTADDGTRTVYMLHADGSWARATAAGRRGSPTVHQGGPRRLWDELERIRTWLAVDGDLPIRGATVTITPDGAITFCRKGWSATVT; encoded by the coding sequence TTGAAGGACTGGGAAGCAGCAGCACAGCGGCTGGCCGCCGGCACCGTGATCCGGCCCGAGTCACGCTGGTATCAGCCGGTGGCCACCACCCCGCGGCACCTCTTCGTGCCGCGGTGGTGGACCAGGGCCACGAACGGCGACGGCGAGGAGGTGTGGCAGCTGCGCGACGGCGTGAGCGACACCGAGGCGTGGATGCGAGACACCTACGCCGACACCACGCTCGTCACCCGCGTCGGAAGCCTCCACGCCGACCACGCCGAGGCGGGCCAGACACCAGCCCGGGGGCGGACGGGCCGCTCCACCTCCTCCTCCACGCTGCCCGCGCTGATCCTGACGATGTACCGAGCCGCATGGATCACCGACACCTCCAGGCTGCTGCTGACCTGCGGCAGCGGCTACGGCACCGCCCTGGCCTGCGCCCGCCTCGACGAGAAGCAGGTCACGAGCGTGGACGTCGATCCGTATCTCGTGCACGCGGCCCGGAAGCGGCTGGCCGAGGCCGGCCACCATCCGCGCCTCGAAGTCTGCGACCTGACCGGTGACCTGCCCGAGGGCACCTACGACCGGATCATCTCCACCGTCGCCGTGCCCGCCGTGCCCGTCTCGTGGTTGGAGGCGCTGGCCCCCGGCGGTCGGCTGGTGACAACCATCGCCGACACCGGGCTGGTCATTGTCGCGGACAAGACCCCCGACGGCGGCGCCGTCGGGCACGTCGCGCCGGAGGCGGCCGGGTTCATGTCCGCGCGCCACGGCGAGGACTACGACGACACCTTCCCGGAGAACCCGCCGGTGTGGCAGACCGCCCAGCACGCCGAGGGCGAATCCGTCACCACCAGCCGCTACCCGCTGATGTACGTGCCGGACACCTGGGACGTGCGCTCCACCCTCGAACTGATCGTGCCCGGCATCGACCACCGCCAGCGCACCGCAGACGACGGCACCCGCACCGTCTACATGCTCCACGCGGACGGCTCCTGGGCCCGCGCCACGGCTGCCGGGCGCCGGGGCTCCCCGACCGTGCACCAGGGCGGGCCTCGGCGGCTGTGGGACGAGCTGGAGCGCATCCGCACCTGGCTCGCCGTCGATGGCGACCTCCCCATCCGCGGCGCCACGGTGACCATCACCCCCGACGGAGCGATCACCTTCTGCCGGAAGGGCTGGTCAGCCACCGTCACCTGA